Proteins from a single region of Thermococcus sp. CX2:
- a CDS encoding sodium-dependent transporter, with amino-acid sequence MDEVKKWTIYLIFLVAGFATGIGSIGLFPQFWLQYGITGIIVHVVFLAILTYVAILEAETVMKSGYYFVELYQKVAKRPSMIMAIFAAIVMFLSYYAANVMLTLVSPLLGTGAVARLIAKVLMFVIVFVILTRAKEKTFAIMAIGSVIFVIAVAITAVAFKLQIPENATFLGMAKHMLIARHAITLDLIKDAALRAIYGVGLGFAFYLMLGSFINERFNAKLIIGTGIFIQLLVGVLSTIIVVYGLGPTTPERLLQYVYGGDEGAIQLMGELPDILSGYPALIALIGISAFFAGVTSLLPTAEVGLQIVESTLRVGRNRAATYLIGAALAIGLVDSPPSIADMVLKAVIIITFFTAIFELYPVITSKEKLSTPGLVVAGTAALLFLVGGLYALVTVFRSGGVYVASGILAVVVIAFGLFGDKLVPGTPSE; translated from the coding sequence ATGGACGAAGTCAAAAAATGGACAATATATCTGATATTCCTCGTTGCCGGATTTGCCACGGGAATCGGAAGCATAGGGCTCTTCCCGCAGTTCTGGCTCCAGTACGGGATTACGGGAATCATAGTGCACGTAGTATTCCTGGCCATACTGACCTATGTGGCAATCCTAGAGGCAGAGACCGTCATGAAGTCCGGTTACTACTTCGTGGAGCTGTACCAGAAGGTTGCCAAGAGGCCCTCAATGATTATGGCAATATTTGCGGCTATAGTGATGTTTCTCTCCTACTATGCAGCCAACGTGATGCTGACTCTGGTCTCACCGCTGCTCGGTACTGGAGCCGTTGCGAGGTTAATAGCAAAGGTACTGATGTTCGTGATAGTCTTCGTGATCCTTACCAGGGCCAAGGAGAAGACCTTCGCCATAATGGCCATTGGTTCGGTTATCTTCGTCATTGCGGTGGCCATAACGGCGGTTGCCTTCAAGCTCCAGATACCGGAGAATGCCACTTTCCTTGGAATGGCCAAGCACATGCTCATTGCTAGGCACGCCATCACTCTTGACCTCATTAAAGACGCTGCACTTAGGGCAATCTATGGTGTCGGACTTGGATTCGCGTTCTACCTGATGCTCGGGAGCTTCATCAACGAGCGTTTCAACGCTAAGCTCATTATAGGAACTGGAATCTTCATTCAGCTCCTTGTCGGAGTGCTCTCCACGATAATCGTTGTCTACGGCCTTGGTCCAACCACCCCAGAGAGGCTCCTTCAGTACGTCTATGGCGGCGATGAAGGGGCGATCCAGCTCATGGGTGAGCTACCGGACATACTCTCAGGCTATCCTGCGCTTATAGCACTCATCGGAATCTCAGCGTTCTTTGCTGGGGTCACGAGCCTGTTGCCTACCGCTGAGGTAGGCCTCCAGATAGTAGAATCGACACTGAGAGTGGGCAGAAACAGGGCTGCCACGTATCTTATTGGCGCGGCCCTCGCCATAGGGCTGGTAGACTCTCCCCCGTCAATAGCGGATATGGTTCTCAAGGCAGTGATCATAATAACTTTCTTCACGGCCATATTTGAGCTGTATCCAGTGATAACGTCCAAGGAGAAGCTCTCAACTCCCGGGCTCGTGGTGGCAGGAACAGCCGCACTGCTCTTCCTTGTGGGAGGTCTTTATGCCCTCGTCACCGTGTTCAGATCAGGAGGCGTCTACGTGGCCTCGGGAATCCTCGCTGTGGTAGTTATTGCCTTCGGGCTCTTTGGCGACAAGCTTGTGCCCGGGACGCCCTCAGAGTGA
- the malP gene encoding maltodextrin phosphorylase, with product MADVETPTHDLIREKLPHPIKDLADLAYNYWWSWNRRATRLWEYIDPEHWEEHNNPVKLLLDVSEERLEELLKDDDFMNLYELVMEQFRDYMDPDSTWFLTNYPKWDKPIVYLCMEYGISRTLPIYSGGLGILAGDHVKTASDLGLPFIAIGLLYKHGYFKQEIDRDGRQIEIFPEYRPEEMPIKPVLGKDGKPLLIEVPIEDRIVYARASEVEVGRVKIYLLDTDVPENSADDRTICDYLYNAEIDKRIKQEILLGIGGMRLLKALGIEPSVVHLNEGHPAFANLQRIAWYMDEGLTFTEALSIVRGTTVFTTHTPVPAGHDRFPIEEVRKRLAKFLEGKDERLLELGREGNEINMTLLAIRTSSYVNGVSKLHAEVSKRMWQNLWPGVPLDEIPIDGITNGVHTMTWVHSEMRKLFDRYIGKAWREHTNIEGLWYAIERIPDEELWEAHLKAKREFIELLKRKIKARNERLGIDEPLPEIDENALIIGFARRFATYKRATLLFTDIERLKRILNDPERPVYIVFGGKAHPMDEAGKEFLKKVYEVSQMPEFKGKIFVLENYDMRSARLMVAGVDLWLNTPRRPMEASGTSGMKAGLNGVLNASIYEGWWVEGYNGRNGWIIGEESTEPETEADDIKDAESLYNLLEREIIPTYYGNRKRWIYMMKESIKSIAPRFSTHRMVKEYMDRFYSKAMSNYIWLTRDNYVGAKEIATWKDRVIGTWDNVSIENVVITDGSRLQVIIHLDGLKPEDVRLELYCGVHAEEHRIEKPHIFELRHPKELGDGRWLYTYEGSALRHLGDPCWHYAIRIYPHHEKLSHRFLLGLVKWRGLFE from the coding sequence ATGGCTGACGTTGAAACCCCCACCCACGATTTAATCAGGGAGAAGCTTCCCCATCCCATAAAGGATTTGGCTGATCTGGCCTACAACTATTGGTGGAGCTGGAACAGGAGGGCAACGAGGCTCTGGGAGTATATTGACCCGGAACACTGGGAGGAACACAATAATCCTGTTAAGCTCCTTCTCGACGTTTCTGAGGAGCGTCTGGAGGAACTTCTGAAGGACGACGACTTCATGAACCTCTACGAGCTTGTTATGGAACAGTTCCGGGATTATATGGATCCAGATTCGACTTGGTTCTTAACCAACTATCCCAAGTGGGACAAGCCCATAGTGTATCTCTGCATGGAGTACGGCATAAGCAGGACTCTGCCCATATACTCCGGCGGTCTGGGAATACTCGCTGGTGACCACGTGAAGACCGCCAGTGACCTTGGTCTGCCTTTCATAGCAATAGGTCTGCTCTATAAGCACGGCTACTTCAAACAGGAGATAGACAGAGACGGAAGACAGATCGAGATTTTCCCAGAGTACAGGCCAGAGGAGATGCCGATAAAACCGGTTCTCGGGAAGGATGGAAAGCCACTCCTTATAGAGGTCCCCATAGAGGACAGAATCGTTTACGCAAGGGCCTCAGAGGTTGAGGTTGGAAGGGTGAAGATATATCTCCTGGACACCGACGTTCCCGAGAACAGCGCGGACGACAGAACCATATGCGACTATCTTTATAACGCCGAGATAGACAAGCGCATAAAGCAGGAGATACTCCTGGGAATCGGTGGAATGCGCCTTTTGAAAGCTCTTGGCATAGAGCCGAGTGTCGTTCATCTCAACGAGGGGCATCCAGCCTTTGCCAACCTCCAGAGGATAGCCTGGTACATGGATGAAGGATTGACCTTTACCGAGGCGTTGAGTATTGTCAGGGGGACTACGGTTTTCACCACGCACACCCCAGTTCCAGCGGGCCATGACCGCTTCCCAATTGAGGAGGTCAGGAAGAGGCTCGCCAAGTTCCTTGAGGGTAAGGACGAGAGGCTCCTGGAGCTCGGCCGCGAGGGGAATGAAATCAACATGACCCTACTGGCCATAAGAACTTCCAGTTATGTCAACGGCGTCAGCAAGCTCCATGCCGAGGTAAGCAAGCGCATGTGGCAGAATCTTTGGCCCGGAGTTCCGCTGGATGAGATACCTATCGACGGTATCACCAACGGCGTGCACACCATGACCTGGGTTCACAGCGAGATGAGAAAGCTCTTCGACCGCTATATCGGAAAGGCATGGCGCGAGCACACGAACATCGAGGGTCTGTGGTACGCCATCGAGAGAATTCCCGATGAAGAGCTCTGGGAGGCCCACCTTAAGGCCAAGAGGGAGTTCATAGAGCTACTGAAGAGGAAGATTAAGGCGAGGAACGAGAGGCTTGGAATAGATGAGCCCCTGCCTGAGATCGACGAAAACGCGCTCATCATAGGCTTCGCCAGGCGCTTCGCGACCTACAAGCGCGCCACCCTACTCTTCACGGACATCGAGAGGCTCAAGAGGATCCTGAACGACCCAGAGAGGCCAGTCTACATAGTCTTTGGTGGAAAGGCCCATCCAATGGACGAGGCCGGCAAGGAGTTCCTAAAGAAGGTCTACGAGGTTTCCCAGATGCCCGAGTTCAAGGGCAAGATATTCGTCCTTGAGAACTACGACATGCGCAGTGCAAGGCTCATGGTGGCTGGAGTTGACCTCTGGCTCAACACCCCGCGCAGGCCGATGGAAGCGAGCGGAACGAGTGGAATGAAGGCTGGGCTGAACGGAGTGCTCAACGCGAGCATCTACGAGGGCTGGTGGGTGGAAGGCTACAACGGCAGGAACGGGTGGATCATTGGAGAGGAGAGCACGGAGCCCGAAACCGAGGCCGACGACATAAAGGACGCAGAGAGCCTCTACAACCTGCTGGAGAGGGAGATAATCCCGACCTACTACGGCAACCGCAAGAGATGGATTTACATGATGAAGGAGAGCATCAAGAGCATAGCCCCGCGCTTCAGCACCCACAGGATGGTCAAGGAGTACATGGATCGCTTCTATTCCAAGGCTATGAGCAACTACATCTGGCTCACAAGGGACAACTACGTCGGTGCCAAAGAGATAGCCACATGGAAAGACCGCGTTATCGGTACATGGGACAACGTGAGCATCGAAAACGTAGTCATAACAGACGGAAGCAGACTTCAGGTCATCATCCACCTCGACGGACTTAAGCCCGAAGACGTTCGCCTCGAGCTCTACTGCGGCGTCCATGCCGAGGAGCATCGCATAGAGAAACCGCATATCTTTGAGCTGAGGCATCCAAAGGAGCTCGGGGATGGAAGGTGGCTCTACACCTATGAGGGAAGCGCTCTGAGGCACCTCGGTGACCCCTGCTGGCACTATGCGATAAGGATCTACCCCCACCACGAAAAGCTGTCCCACCGGTTCCTGCTTGGATTGGTGAAGTGGAGGGGTCTCTTCGAGTGA
- a CDS encoding phosphoenolpyruvate carboxykinase (GTP), with the protein MNALERLEKLLDKEQFEKIKAIDNPELHEFLAEWIEWLEPSKVFVCTDSEEDEWYVRWKALYYGEEKMLETPNHTVHYDNYYDQARDKANTKLLVSGRKSLPFLNTLDREEGLKEIRELMKGVMRGKELFVCFFVLGPKNSVFTIPAVQLTDSAYVAHSEFILYRKGYEEFKRLGRSARFFRFVHSAGELDERKTSKNLDKRRIYIDLEGETVYSVNTQYGGNTIGLKKLAFRLTIQRAVREGWLSEHMFLMRINGPNGRKTYFTGAYPSMCGKTSTAMIPWENIVGDDLAFIVPMNGIARGANVEKGVFGIIQGVNPEDDPIIWQVLHSPVEIIFSNVLVKDGKPYWNDMGTEIPDEGENHSGQWWRGKKDEEGNEIPPSHKNARFTVSLEHFPNVDMDALEAPCGVEVGGMIFGGRDKDTWPPVREAFDWRHGVVTMGAALESETTAATLGKEGVRAFNPMAILDFMSVHIGDYLRNYLEFERKLRKAPKIFAVNYFLRDKEGNWLNHKLDKAVWLKWMELRVHGDVDAIETPIGYIPKYEDLARLFREVLNKDYSRDDYEKQFTIRVPELLAKIERIEKIYREIGNVPEELFEVLAQERERLLKARGEYGDYISPFQLEKA; encoded by the coding sequence ATGAACGCTCTCGAAAGGCTTGAGAAACTCCTTGATAAAGAGCAGTTTGAGAAAATTAAGGCAATAGACAACCCAGAACTACACGAGTTTTTGGCCGAGTGGATTGAGTGGCTCGAACCGAGCAAAGTTTTCGTCTGCACCGATAGCGAAGAGGATGAATGGTATGTCCGCTGGAAAGCTCTCTATTATGGCGAAGAGAAGATGCTCGAAACTCCCAATCATACGGTTCATTACGACAACTACTATGACCAGGCCCGCGATAAGGCCAACACGAAGCTTCTCGTTTCCGGCCGGAAGAGCTTACCGTTTCTCAACACCCTTGACCGTGAGGAGGGCCTTAAGGAGATACGCGAGCTGATGAAGGGAGTAATGCGCGGTAAGGAGCTTTTCGTGTGCTTCTTCGTCCTCGGGCCGAAAAACTCGGTCTTCACGATTCCTGCTGTTCAGCTCACGGATTCTGCCTACGTGGCCCACTCGGAGTTCATCCTCTACCGTAAAGGTTATGAAGAATTCAAGCGCCTCGGAAGAAGCGCGCGCTTCTTCAGGTTCGTCCACAGCGCTGGAGAGCTCGACGAGAGGAAGACCAGCAAGAACCTCGATAAGAGGAGGATATACATAGACCTTGAGGGCGAGACGGTCTACTCCGTCAACACCCAGTATGGCGGCAACACGATAGGCCTCAAGAAGCTCGCCTTCAGGCTCACCATCCAGCGCGCCGTTAGAGAGGGCTGGCTCAGCGAGCACATGTTCCTGATGAGGATAAACGGCCCCAACGGCAGGAAGACCTACTTCACCGGCGCCTATCCGAGCATGTGCGGCAAAACCTCCACAGCTATGATTCCATGGGAGAACATCGTCGGCGACGATTTGGCGTTCATCGTGCCCATGAACGGAATAGCACGTGGAGCGAACGTCGAGAAAGGCGTTTTCGGCATAATCCAGGGCGTAAATCCAGAGGACGACCCAATAATATGGCAGGTTCTCCACTCGCCCGTCGAGATAATCTTCTCCAACGTGCTCGTCAAGGACGGAAAGCCCTACTGGAACGATATGGGGACAGAGATTCCTGACGAGGGAGAGAACCACAGCGGTCAGTGGTGGCGCGGAAAGAAGGATGAAGAGGGCAACGAGATACCGCCGAGCCACAAGAACGCGCGCTTCACGGTTTCACTCGAACACTTCCCGAACGTTGACATGGACGCCCTGGAAGCCCCGTGCGGCGTTGAAGTGGGCGGTATGATATTCGGCGGCAGGGATAAGGACACATGGCCTCCCGTTCGTGAGGCCTTCGACTGGAGGCACGGCGTCGTAACTATGGGAGCAGCTCTTGAGAGCGAGACTACCGCCGCTACCCTCGGTAAGGAAGGGGTCAGGGCCTTCAATCCAATGGCCATACTGGACTTCATGAGCGTCCACATAGGGGACTACCTGAGGAACTACCTGGAGTTTGAGAGGAAGCTCAGGAAGGCTCCCAAGATATTCGCGGTTAACTACTTCCTCAGGGACAAGGAGGGCAACTGGCTCAACCACAAGCTCGACAAAGCTGTGTGGCTCAAGTGGATGGAGCTCCGCGTTCACGGCGACGTCGATGCCATAGAAACACCGATAGGATACATACCCAAGTACGAGGACCTGGCGAGGCTCTTCCGTGAGGTTCTCAACAAGGACTACAGTAGGGATGACTACGAAAAACAATTCACAATAAGGGTTCCAGAGCTGTTGGCCAAGATAGAGCGCATCGAAAAAATCTACCGCGAGATTGGAAACGTTCCGGAGGAGCTCTTTGAAGTTCTGGCTCAGGAGCGCGAGAGGCTGCTGAAGGCGAGAGGGGAGTACGGCGACTACATCAGCCCCTTCCAGCTGGAGAAGGCCTGA
- a CDS encoding sugar phosphate nucleotidyltransferase gives MKAVILAGGRGTRLLPLTVYRPKPMIPFFNRPLMEYALQNLLRAGVEEVYVLVGYLEERIMEYFGDGSDYGIEIHYSNSENAKLGTSGATRKLVKNMDEAFFVVSSDVLTNLDLRALYEYHLRKKALATIALSRVEDPTQYGIAIINNDGRILRFKEKPKPEEAFSDLVNAGIYVFEPEAFDLVPKSKNFDFSKDLFPRMLENGLPLYGFPFRGYWNDVGRPSSYLQATEDIFHGRLILPQLRAESLKGNLEHGGSLITGQRCRLRKPEIQGFAVLGDDVEIGRNVKIERSVIFSNVTIEEGAEIREAIIGENVYIGKGVIIQPGSVIGDSTVIEDFSKIGSNVKIWVESRIGKESIIVPD, from the coding sequence ATGAAGGCGGTGATTTTGGCAGGGGGTAGGGGGACGCGGCTGCTACCGCTCACAGTCTACAGACCCAAGCCGATGATACCCTTCTTCAACAGGCCCCTCATGGAGTACGCCCTCCAAAACCTCCTGAGGGCCGGGGTTGAGGAAGTTTACGTCCTGGTTGGCTACCTCGAAGAGCGCATTATGGAGTACTTCGGCGATGGGAGCGACTATGGGATAGAGATACACTACTCCAACAGCGAGAACGCTAAGTTAGGAACAAGTGGGGCCACGAGAAAGCTCGTCAAAAACATGGACGAGGCATTCTTTGTCGTCTCGAGCGACGTGCTCACAAACCTCGACCTCAGGGCGCTCTACGAATACCACCTGAGGAAAAAGGCGCTGGCAACGATAGCGCTCTCGAGGGTCGAAGACCCCACGCAGTATGGCATAGCCATAATAAACAACGATGGAAGGATTCTCCGCTTCAAGGAAAAGCCCAAGCCGGAAGAAGCCTTCAGCGACTTAGTCAATGCAGGCATCTACGTCTTCGAGCCGGAGGCCTTTGACCTCGTTCCCAAGAGTAAGAACTTTGACTTCTCCAAGGACCTGTTCCCGAGGATGCTCGAGAACGGCTTGCCCCTCTACGGCTTCCCCTTCAGGGGGTACTGGAACGACGTTGGCAGGCCGTCCAGCTATCTGCAGGCTACCGAGGACATCTTTCACGGCAGGCTGATACTTCCACAGCTCAGGGCAGAGAGCCTGAAGGGAAACCTCGAACACGGAGGCAGTTTGATTACAGGGCAACGATGCAGGCTCAGAAAGCCAGAAATACAGGGCTTCGCTGTTCTCGGCGACGATGTGGAGATAGGCAGAAACGTTAAAATAGAGCGTTCTGTGATATTCTCAAACGTTACCATCGAGGAAGGGGCTGAGATTAGGGAAGCGATAATCGGCGAGAACGTCTACATTGGGAAGGGGGTCATCATCCAGCCCGGGAGCGTCATAGGCGACAGCACGGTCATCGAGGACTTCAGCAAGATAGGCTCCAACGTCAAGATTTGGGTGGAGTCGAGGATTGGTAAGGAGAGTATAATAGTGCCAGATTGA
- a CDS encoding phospho-sugar mutase — translation MEVYYSQRFNPEELALLGRAIGTISHGTIIVGRDGRAISRYGKRAMVVGIVSTGSTIMDVRLIPLIALKDFAYRKGLPLAYVYYYGGIRVYVSGIDGEEIKAILDSKSFIEAQPNDIGATVYYPNALDDFLHEIFKHYNFRIEGKALVDAMNTPAVLFFPRMSEHFGFEAELINDMMTSYLPPKPKEVFLHKLSKGDYDFGLRFRPEGVVEFYKDGEELEFGSMWKLFDHMKKNL, via the coding sequence GTGGAGGTGTATTACTCCCAGAGGTTCAATCCAGAGGAGCTCGCCCTGCTTGGAAGGGCAATAGGAACGATATCCCACGGCACGATAATAGTCGGAAGGGACGGCAGAGCCATCTCGCGCTACGGGAAAAGGGCAATGGTAGTCGGCATAGTCAGCACGGGCTCGACGATAATGGACGTCAGGCTGATACCCCTCATAGCCCTCAAGGACTTCGCCTACAGGAAGGGCCTTCCCTTGGCCTACGTCTACTACTACGGCGGCATTCGTGTCTACGTCAGCGGAATAGACGGCGAGGAGATAAAGGCCATCCTGGATAGCAAGAGCTTCATCGAGGCCCAGCCCAACGACATAGGTGCAACGGTCTACTATCCGAACGCGCTCGACGACTTTCTGCATGAGATCTTCAAGCACTACAACTTCCGCATCGAGGGTAAGGCCCTCGTGGATGCCATGAACACTCCAGCGGTTCTCTTCTTCCCGAGGATGAGTGAGCACTTCGGCTTTGAGGCCGAGCTTATAAACGACATGATGACGAGTTACCTGCCACCAAAGCCAAAGGAGGTCTTCCTCCACAAGCTGAGCAAGGGTGACTACGACTTCGGTCTTCGCTTCAGGCCAGAAGGCGTGGTGGAGTTCTACAAAGATGGGGAAGAACTCGAGTTTGGAAGCATGTGGAAGCTCTTCGACCACATGAAGAAGAACCTCTAA
- the tmk gene encoding dTMP kinase, which yields MFIVIEGIDGAGKSTQAKLLAKWFEERGYDVVLTKEPTDTAFGKLIRRLVLTGGKEGIIDGARISHEAEALLFAADRAEHVHKLIKPSIEAGKIVISDRYFYSSLAYQWARGLDLDWLIDLNRFAIRPDLVILLDLPVKESMKRINGRSIKTEFDKIAELQKKVRENYLKLAERFPEMKIVNALASVEDIHNDIVALVEHELLKK from the coding sequence ATGTTCATTGTTATCGAGGGCATCGATGGTGCTGGTAAATCAACTCAAGCAAAGCTTCTGGCGAAGTGGTTCGAGGAAAGAGGCTACGACGTGGTTCTAACCAAAGAGCCAACAGATACAGCCTTCGGAAAGCTCATCAGAAGGCTCGTCCTTACCGGCGGCAAGGAGGGCATAATAGACGGCGCTCGAATAAGTCACGAGGCTGAGGCGCTTCTCTTCGCAGCAGATAGAGCGGAGCACGTCCACAAGCTGATAAAACCATCTATAGAGGCTGGAAAGATCGTCATCTCCGACCGCTACTTCTACTCGTCCCTGGCATATCAATGGGCGAGGGGTCTCGATTTGGATTGGCTCATTGACCTGAACCGCTTCGCCATTAGGCCGGATCTCGTAATCCTCCTCGATTTGCCCGTCAAGGAAAGTATGAAGCGCATAAACGGGCGAAGCATAAAGACAGAGTTCGACAAGATAGCGGAGCTCCAGAAGAAGGTCAGGGAGAACTACCTCAAGCTCGCAGAGAGGTTTCCGGAGATGAAGATAGTGAACGCCCTCGCCAGCGTCGAGGACATACACAACGACATCGTCGCCCTGGTTGAGCACGAACTCCTCAAGAAGTGA
- a CDS encoding alpha/beta hydrolase, whose protein sequence is MGWLIVIALLAFLFLAFVAFVGYKMVKPPRLIEDWTPKDFGHDYEDVTIETRDGLKLSGWWIDNGSDKTVIPLHGYTSSRWYSLYMKPTVEFLLKEGYNVLVFDFRAHGRSEGKYTTVSDKELTDVLSAIDWLKKEHPDKAEKIGLIGFSMGAMVTIRALAEDERICCGVADSPPMDLDKTGARGLRYFANLPDWLYTFVKPFTKLFSGGREIHPIEYADRVRKPLLIIAGEKDPLVKVEEVRAFYERNKKINPNVELWVTDATHVRTLKSHPEEWKAKVGEFLRKWMA, encoded by the coding sequence ATGGGATGGCTTATAGTTATTGCCCTTCTCGCCTTTCTGTTTTTGGCTTTTGTCGCTTTCGTGGGCTACAAGATGGTGAAGCCGCCGAGGCTTATCGAGGACTGGACGCCTAAGGATTTTGGCCACGACTATGAGGATGTCACGATAGAAACGCGCGATGGGCTCAAGCTGAGCGGCTGGTGGATCGACAACGGGAGCGATAAGACAGTGATACCGCTCCACGGCTACACTTCCAGCAGGTGGTATTCCCTCTACATGAAGCCCACAGTCGAGTTCCTGCTCAAGGAGGGCTACAACGTGCTTGTCTTCGACTTCCGCGCCCACGGGAGGAGCGAAGGTAAATACACAACGGTGAGCGATAAGGAATTAACCGACGTCTTATCTGCCATCGACTGGCTGAAGAAGGAGCACCCGGACAAGGCGGAGAAGATAGGCCTAATCGGCTTCTCGATGGGCGCAATGGTGACCATAAGGGCACTTGCAGAGGACGAAAGGATTTGCTGTGGTGTGGCAGATTCGCCGCCGATGGATCTCGACAAAACTGGAGCTAGGGGGCTCAGGTACTTTGCCAACCTGCCGGATTGGCTCTACACCTTTGTCAAGCCATTCACCAAGCTCTTCAGTGGCGGAAGGGAAATCCACCCGATAGAGTACGCCGACAGAGTCAGAAAGCCCCTCCTCATCATAGCCGGTGAAAAGGACCCGCTCGTCAAGGTCGAGGAAGTCAGAGCTTTCTACGAGCGGAACAAGAAAATCAATCCGAACGTTGAGCTGTGGGTTACCGATGCCACCCATGTCAGGACGCTCAAGTCCCATCCCGAGGAGTGGAAAGCGAAGGTCGGGGAGTTTCTGAGGAAGTGGATGGCTTGA
- a CDS encoding MFS transporter, which translates to MNKKKFSWSVVLSLALLGFSRSVGWALNKGLSFPLLSSYTQSAFVKGTILAVEGFIGLFIPVLLGYYSDTLKSRHGRRRPFIMIGGILAGIAAMMMYTAYAMGVPLWGFALTLAFFYLSMHLYTAQFRALMPDTIESGQRGKASGVITLLEWAGNLFLFGLAGYLIAKAVAETGESEGIKALAQTPYLKIPYIITAAFLIGAALFVYFIVREPEAPEIEENESLTAYLKSIVENRDFLKFYAAQTLWWMSFEFIAIFLYGILAYILHGSASEENVKAVTSLGLYLMALFNITVLLGALPGGLIYDKLGRRLSIILGGLIFALPQLWGWFIDTQTEIVIALGIAGIGWGILMAASYPVIGDLLTRYEKEAFTGRYYGFFEATRSLPVLLAGIVGGAIVDLAGENYRVLFPIGAILVLLAMPMIWHMKNLEVHTTELE; encoded by the coding sequence ATGAACAAGAAAAAGTTCAGCTGGAGTGTCGTTCTCAGCCTGGCGTTGCTCGGATTCAGCAGGAGCGTCGGCTGGGCACTGAACAAGGGGCTTTCATTCCCGCTGCTCTCGAGCTACACCCAATCGGCATTCGTGAAAGGAACCATACTGGCTGTTGAGGGTTTTATCGGTCTGTTCATTCCAGTTCTTCTCGGATATTACAGCGATACACTCAAATCAAGGCACGGAAGGAGAAGGCCTTTCATCATGATAGGCGGCATTCTCGCTGGAATCGCAGCGATGATGATGTACACGGCCTACGCTATGGGTGTTCCGCTCTGGGGCTTCGCCCTAACGTTAGCGTTCTTCTACCTGTCGATGCACCTCTATACTGCCCAGTTTAGAGCTCTGATGCCCGACACAATAGAGAGCGGCCAGAGAGGGAAGGCCAGTGGGGTCATCACACTTCTCGAGTGGGCTGGAAACCTCTTCCTTTTCGGCTTGGCTGGTTACCTGATAGCCAAAGCAGTGGCAGAGACCGGCGAGAGCGAGGGAATCAAGGCACTCGCCCAGACCCCCTATCTCAAGATACCGTACATCATCACAGCTGCATTCCTCATCGGAGCGGCGCTCTTCGTTTACTTCATTGTAAGAGAGCCAGAGGCACCGGAGATAGAGGAGAATGAGAGCCTTACCGCATACCTGAAGAGCATCGTCGAGAACAGAGACTTCCTCAAGTTCTACGCGGCTCAAACACTCTGGTGGATGAGCTTCGAGTTCATAGCGATATTCCTTTACGGCATACTGGCCTACATCCTTCACGGATCAGCGAGCGAGGAGAACGTCAAGGCAGTGACCTCTCTCGGCCTTTACCTTATGGCACTCTTCAACATTACTGTTCTCCTCGGTGCCCTTCCTGGTGGCCTCATCTATGACAAGCTCGGCAGAAGGCTTAGCATAATCCTCGGCGGTCTCATATTTGCCCTCCCGCAGCTCTGGGGATGGTTTATCGACACCCAGACCGAAATAGTGATTGCCCTTGGAATAGCGGGAATCGGCTGGGGAATCCTCATGGCGGCTTCTTATCCGGTCATCGGCGACCTGTTGACTCGCTACGAGAAGGAGGCCTTCACGGGCCGTTATTATGGTTTCTTTGAGGCCACCCGCTCCCTTCCAGTGCTCTTGGCGGGAATAGTCGGCGGTGCAATAGTTGACCTGGCAGGGGAGAACTACCGCGTCCTGTTCCCCATCGGGGCGATACTGGTTCTCCTGGCGATGCCGATGATATGGCACATGAAGAACCTTGAGGTCCATACGACGGAGCTGGAGTGA